Proteins from one Ornithobacterium rhinotracheale genomic window:
- the glgX gene encoding glycogen debranching protein GlgX, translated as MITHIGNSFKLGATLEPEGVNFCIFSPRATAVELLLFDDVDDVTPTIIDLDPIENKSYYYWHIFVPGLKENQLYGYRINGTYDPSRGYYFDASKVLVDPYAKAIVGEYSRRDATIFGKSNIKKCLKSAVINDDAFDWENEAFPNHELTSSIVYELHVAGYTKNPNSNVEEKLRGTYRGLIDKIPYIKDLGVTAVELMPVFAFDEQDAPADRKNYWGYSPINFFAVHAPYASSNKPQEIVDEFKAMVKAFHEANIEVYLDVVYNHTTENDGLNNGPTLSFRGFANTSYYMMDENAHFLNFTGTGNTLNANHSVVRRMIIDSLNYWVEKMHVDGFRFDLASVLSRDENGNPLYNSPVLWSIDSNPVLSRTKIIAEPWDAAGLYQVSNFSGDRWVIWNDKFRDAMRCFVKGDAGQVEKIVNRIMGSPYEVKPRHKLFSPELSLNFITCHDGFTMNDLVSYNAKHNFDNGEDNRDGHNDNHSWNCGVEGYTDDPEIVKLRHKQVKNFFSLLLLSQGTPMITMGDEILRTQYGNNNAYCQDKPLAWMDWSLLEKNKEIYRFVRNLIRLTKQFKEFSKDFDYLKRENPTSPYIRFHGVKLNEVDTSFDSRALSCEIVAPKYGEHVFVIMNMYWEPLSFELPKNKRFHKVFDTENDFETCDVYGHYTCPPRTVAFITEKSRLFKIMHPVK; from the coding sequence ATGATTACACATATAGGAAATTCGTTTAAACTCGGTGCTACTCTAGAACCTGAGGGCGTTAATTTTTGTATATTTTCTCCTAGGGCTACCGCTGTAGAATTGTTGCTTTTTGATGATGTAGATGACGTTACCCCTACAATAATAGATTTAGACCCAATTGAAAATAAATCTTATTACTATTGGCATATTTTTGTGCCAGGTCTTAAAGAAAATCAATTGTATGGCTACCGAATCAACGGAACTTATGACCCAAGCCGTGGATACTATTTTGATGCCTCGAAAGTATTGGTAGACCCCTACGCTAAAGCAATCGTGGGAGAGTATAGCCGTAGAGATGCCACTATTTTTGGGAAAAGTAATATTAAAAAATGTTTAAAAAGCGCAGTAATAAACGATGATGCTTTCGATTGGGAAAATGAGGCTTTTCCTAACCATGAGCTCACCTCTAGCATTGTTTATGAGCTACATGTCGCTGGATACACCAAAAATCCTAATTCTAATGTAGAAGAAAAGCTAAGGGGAACCTATAGAGGCTTGATAGATAAAATTCCATATATCAAAGATTTAGGTGTTACCGCAGTAGAGTTGATGCCTGTATTTGCGTTTGATGAGCAAGACGCTCCCGCAGATCGGAAAAATTATTGGGGTTATTCTCCGATTAATTTCTTTGCTGTGCATGCGCCCTATGCCTCTTCTAATAAGCCACAAGAAATAGTTGACGAATTCAAGGCAATGGTAAAAGCCTTTCATGAAGCCAATATCGAAGTGTATTTAGATGTAGTATATAATCACACTACGGAAAATGATGGACTTAACAATGGTCCCACACTCTCTTTTAGAGGTTTTGCTAATACCTCATACTACATGATGGATGAAAATGCCCATTTTTTAAATTTTACAGGAACGGGTAATACTTTAAACGCTAACCATTCCGTAGTAAGAAGAATGATTATTGATTCCCTCAATTATTGGGTAGAGAAAATGCATGTAGATGGATTTAGGTTCGATTTAGCCTCCGTTTTGTCAAGAGATGAAAATGGTAATCCTTTATACAACTCTCCTGTTTTGTGGTCTATAGACTCTAATCCCGTCTTATCTAGAACCAAAATCATTGCCGAGCCATGGGATGCCGCAGGTTTGTACCAAGTAAGTAATTTTTCGGGCGATCGTTGGGTAATTTGGAACGATAAGTTTAGAGATGCTATGCGTTGTTTTGTGAAGGGAGATGCGGGACAAGTGGAAAAAATAGTTAATAGAATCATGGGAAGCCCATATGAGGTGAAGCCAAGACACAAATTATTTTCGCCAGAATTAAGCCTTAATTTCATTACCTGCCACGATGGTTTTACCATGAATGATTTAGTCTCTTACAATGCCAAACATAATTTTGACAATGGAGAGGACAACCGCGATGGGCACAATGATAACCATAGCTGGAATTGTGGGGTGGAGGGGTACACAGATGATCCTGAGATTGTAAAATTACGACACAAGCAAGTGAAAAACTTTTTTTCGCTTTTGCTCCTTTCGCAAGGAACTCCGATGATCACCATGGGAGATGAGATTCTGCGCACGCAATATGGTAACAACAATGCGTATTGCCAAGACAAGCCCCTTGCTTGGATGGATTGGAGTTTACTAGAAAAAAATAAAGAAATTTATCGTTTTGTAAGGAATTTAATCCGTTTAACGAAGCAGTTTAAAGAATTTTCTAAAGACTTTGATTATTTAAAAAGAGAAAACCCTACATCTCCTTACATTCGCTTTCACGGGGTGAAACTAAACGAAGTAGACACAAGTTTTGATAGCCGAGCTCTTTCCTGCGAAATCGTTGCACCCAAATATGGCGAGCATGTTTTTGTGATTATGAACATGTACTGGGAGCCACTTTCGTTTGAATTGCCAAAAAATAAACGATTCCACAAGGTTTTTGATACAGAAAATGATTTTGAAACTTGCGATGTTTATGGACACTACACTTGCCCTCCGAGAACGGTAGCATTTATTACAGAAAAATCAAGATTGTTTAAAATTATGCATCCCGTAAAATAA
- a CDS encoding ATP-binding protein gives MTIHETIKNQFSKALEKGTISHALLLDGKAGFGTLPLAKWMAKQLLCSNQNDSCVHKVDSLQHPDLHFCYPVASAKDTSLTTYQEEWIQFNKETPYGSLFEWMELIASEKKQGGINVSQINEIIHVLNLNSYEGGNKVMLIWNADAMNTQSANKLLKILEEPPKKTYFILITEHYNELLPTITSRCQRIQVPRLSEAELASILFKKYEMDQATAEQFAKSAYGDMSIAVEQIESKTEEFEELFIDWVRYAFMAKTKLSALQKIHEWSMNIGSWNSREKQKLFLTYCIDIFRQALLQNYGSQNLVNMPLQKNNFKWESFAQYIHGANIEAILQEINEAHYHIERNALGKLVFLDLAIKMTRHLHTREN, from the coding sequence ATGACCATACACGAAACCATCAAAAATCAATTTTCTAAAGCTCTAGAAAAAGGCACCATCAGCCATGCACTCCTACTCGACGGAAAAGCGGGGTTCGGAACCTTGCCTCTGGCTAAATGGATGGCAAAACAATTGCTTTGCTCTAATCAAAATGATTCGTGTGTGCACAAAGTGGACTCGCTACAACATCCTGATTTGCATTTTTGTTATCCCGTAGCGAGTGCCAAGGACACTTCGCTCACCACTTACCAAGAAGAGTGGATTCAATTTAATAAAGAAACGCCTTATGGCTCTTTGTTTGAATGGATGGAACTCATCGCTAGCGAGAAAAAACAAGGCGGAATCAATGTGAGCCAAATCAATGAAATTATTCATGTTTTAAACTTAAATAGTTACGAAGGAGGCAACAAAGTCATGCTGATTTGGAATGCAGATGCTATGAATACACAATCTGCCAATAAGCTTTTAAAAATCCTAGAAGAGCCTCCTAAAAAAACTTATTTTATCCTCATTACCGAGCATTACAATGAGCTTTTGCCTACGATTACTTCCCGTTGCCAGCGAATCCAAGTGCCGAGATTGTCGGAGGCAGAATTGGCAAGTATTTTATTTAAAAAATATGAGATGGACCAAGCCACCGCTGAGCAGTTTGCAAAAAGTGCGTATGGAGATATGTCTATTGCAGTAGAACAAATTGAATCAAAAACTGAAGAGTTTGAGGAGCTTTTCATCGATTGGGTGCGTTATGCTTTTATGGCTAAAACCAAATTGAGTGCCTTGCAGAAAATCCACGAATGGAGCATGAACATCGGTAGCTGGAATAGCCGAGAGAAACAAAAATTGTTTCTTACTTATTGCATCGACATCTTTAGACAAGCTTTGTTGCAAAACTATGGCAGCCAAAACTTGGTGAATATGCCTTTGCAGAAAAATAATTTTAAATGGGAAAGTTTCGCTCAATACATTCACGGGGCAAATATCGAAGCGATTCTCCAAGAAATAAACGAAGCGCATTATCACATAGAGCGAAATGCGCTTGGCAAATTGGTTTTTCTAGATTTGGCGATAAAAATGACTCGCCATTTGCACACGAGAGAAAATTAA
- a CDS encoding 1-deoxy-D-xylulose-5-phosphate synthase, producing MLLDKIQFPEDLKQIPMRQLPALAQEIRDFILDIVSTKEGHLGASLGVVELSIALHYFYDTPRDILLWDVGHQAYVHKLLTGRKSDFDTLRQLDGMSGFPSRTESEFDAFGVGHSSTSISAITGMAYADKLKGEKKKHVAVIGDASIASGMAFEGLNHLGDTDLDVCIILNDNDIGIDPSVGALKSVFNHPENAKAFFESLGFQYLGGINGHDFEALFKALNWAKNIKTPKIIHIKTIKGKGFAQAEKDQVLWHAPGKFDKISGERIKSKSTKTYPQILGESLLNILEEKPNACAITPAMLTGSALIDLKQKFPDRVIDVGIAEQHAVTFSAGLACQNMIPFCVIYSTFLQRAYDQVIHDVALQSLPVIFCIDRAGLVGNDGATHHGYFDIAFMNAIPHMIVACPIDEHELKQMISLAVQLKQPMSIRYPKSAISNQDLGIEKIKCFKSKILKKGEKVAVLSTGTIGQNISKIIQNMDFAWAHFPFVKPLDTQALDTILKKYKKIVCVEEGVKSGGFGESVASYATNQAYNGKIIIKALPDEFVTHSSTDELLHLHGLSAQALSDFFSEL from the coding sequence ATGCTTTTAGATAAAATCCAATTTCCCGAGGATTTAAAACAAATCCCGATGCGCCAGCTACCTGCGTTGGCACAAGAAATTCGTGATTTTATTTTAGACATTGTATCCACCAAGGAAGGCCATTTAGGTGCGAGCCTTGGCGTGGTGGAGCTCAGCATTGCACTGCATTATTTTTACGACACGCCACGCGACATCCTTCTTTGGGATGTGGGACACCAAGCCTATGTGCACAAACTGCTCACGGGACGAAAATCGGATTTTGATACTTTACGACAACTCGACGGCATGAGCGGTTTCCCCAGCCGAACAGAAAGCGAATTTGATGCTTTTGGTGTAGGGCATTCTTCTACAAGTATTTCGGCGATTACGGGTATGGCCTATGCCGATAAACTAAAGGGCGAAAAGAAAAAACATGTGGCTGTGATTGGTGATGCATCTATTGCATCGGGCATGGCTTTTGAGGGGCTTAATCATTTAGGTGACACGGATTTAGATGTTTGCATTATCCTAAACGATAACGACATAGGCATCGACCCTTCGGTAGGTGCTCTGAAGTCGGTCTTTAATCACCCAGAAAATGCCAAGGCTTTTTTCGAATCGCTTGGATTTCAATATTTAGGCGGCATTAACGGGCATGATTTCGAGGCTTTGTTTAAAGCCTTGAATTGGGCTAAAAATATCAAAACGCCGAAAATTATTCATATCAAAACTATCAAAGGCAAGGGCTTTGCCCAAGCCGAAAAAGACCAAGTGCTATGGCATGCGCCTGGAAAATTTGATAAAATTTCGGGCGAAAGGATTAAATCTAAATCCACCAAAACTTACCCGCAAATCTTAGGAGAATCTTTGCTAAATATTCTTGAAGAAAAGCCTAACGCTTGTGCCATAACACCCGCAATGCTCACGGGAAGCGCATTGATAGATTTAAAACAAAAATTCCCTGACCGCGTTATAGATGTAGGCATTGCAGAACAACACGCCGTGACTTTTTCAGCGGGGTTGGCTTGCCAAAATATGATTCCGTTTTGTGTAATTTATTCCACTTTTTTACAACGAGCTTATGACCAAGTGATTCATGATGTGGCGTTGCAATCCTTGCCCGTGATTTTCTGTATCGACCGAGCAGGACTTGTGGGAAACGACGGAGCCACGCACCACGGCTATTTTGACATTGCCTTTATGAACGCTATTCCGCACATGATTGTGGCTTGCCCTATCGATGAGCACGAACTTAAACAAATGATTTCGCTGGCGGTGCAACTTAAACAGCCGATGAGCATTCGCTATCCTAAATCTGCGATTTCAAACCAAGATTTGGGTATAGAAAAAATAAAATGCTTTAAATCTAAAATTTTAAAAAAAGGTGAAAAAGTTGCTGTTTTAAGCACAGGAACCATTGGACAAAATATTTCAAAAATCATTCAAAATATGGATTTTGCTTGGGCACATTTTCCATTTGTAAAACCACTAGACACGCAAGCATTGGATACCATTCTTAAGAAATATAAAAAAATCGTCTGTGTAGAAGAAGGCGTAAAATCAGGCGGCTTTGGAGAATCAGTCGCTAGCTATGCCACAAACCAAGCCTATAACGGAAAAATAATCATCAAAGCTCTACCCGATGAATTTGTAACACACAGCAGCACCGATGAATTGCTGCACCTCCACGGGCTTTCGGCGCAGGCACTTTCAGATTTTTTCTCAGAATTATAA